DNA sequence from the Antarctobacter heliothermus genome:
TGCCGCTTGCTTCGACGCCAATGGCGGGCTCTTTGAGCCACTGCTGGGACCAGAGGATGCCATCATTTCGGATGCGTTGAACCATGCCTCTATTATCGACGGCATTCGCCTGTGCAAGGCGCGGCGATATCGTTACGCCAATTCCGACATGGCGGATCTGGAGGCGAAACTTCGGAAAGCCCGTGAAGAAGGTGCACGGTTTATCATGATCGCCACGGATGGTGTGTTCTCGATGGACGGGTATCTGGCGAAGCTGCCTGAAATCACTGCGCTGGCAGAGAAGTACGATGCGCTTGTCATGGTCGACGATTGTCACGCGACCGGTTTTATGGGGCAAAAGGGGCAGGGGACACCAGCGCATTTCGGCGTGGATGTGGACATCCTGACTGGCACGCTGGGAAAGGCTCTGGGCGGGGCCATTGGCGGCTATATTGCCGGGCCGCAGCCGGTGATCGACCTGCTGCGCCAGCGGGCGCGACCCTATCTGTTCTCCAACGCTTTGCCGCCTGCTGTTGTCGCGGCGGGAATTGCGGCGATCCGGTTGGTCGAAGAAAGCGATGACCTGCGCGCCAAGCTGTTCGAGAACGCCGCATATTGGCGCGCCGGGCTGACCGATCTGGGTTTTGACCTGTTGCCGGGGGAGCACCCGATCATTCCGGTCATGTTGGGGGAGGCGCAACTGGCGCAGGACATGGCGGCGCGGCTGTTCGACAGGGGTGTCTATGTTTCGGGTTTTTTCTTTCCGGTGGTGCCGCGCGGACAGGCCCGCATCCGCACACAGATGAGCGCGGCCCTGACGCGCGAACAGTTGGACCGCGCGCTGGCCGCCTTTAGCGAGGTCGGCCGAGAACTAAAGGTGATCTCATGAGCAATCAGATGAAGGCACTGGTCAAGGCCAAGCCCGAGGAAGGTTTATTGATGGAACGCGTTCCGGTGCCAGAGATTGGCCCGGATGATGTTCTGATCAAGATTAAAGCTACCGGCATCTGCGGAACGGATATCCACATCTGGAACTGGGATGATTGGGCGCAAAAGACGGTGCCGGTGCCGCTGGTCACAGGCCATGAGTTCGCCGGTGAGATTGTCGAAGTTGGCCGTAATGTGGACGACCTCAAGATTGGTCAACGATGCAGCGGTGAGGGCCACCTGATCGGCAAACATTCACGCCAGAGCCGCGCGGGCAAGTTCCACCTCGATCCTCAAACGCGGGGGATTGGCGTGAATGAACAGGGGGCCTTTGCCCAGTTTCTGCGCCTGCCTGCCTTCAACGTGGTGCCCTTGCCGGATGAGATCCCCGACGAGATCGGGGCCATTCTTGATCCGTTGGGAAATGCCGTCCATACGGCGCTCAGCTTTGATCTGGTGGGAGAGGACGTGCTGATCACTGGCGCGGGGCCTATCGGCATCATGGCGGCGGCGGTCGCGCGACACGTCGGCGCGCGGCATGTGGTGATCACGGATGTGAACCCGGACCGGCTGGCACTGGCGGAAAAGGTGACTGACGTGGTGCCCGTCAACGTGGCGACAGAGAATCTGCGTGACGTGACTGCGCGGCTCAAGATGCGCGAAGGATTCGATGTAGGGCTGGAGATGTCTGGCAACCAAGTCGCGCTGGACCAGATGGTCGAGACGCTGGTGATGGGCGGGCGGATTGCCCTTCTGGGCATTCCACCGGGGAAATCGCCGGTGGACTGGTCGCGGATCGTGTTCAAGGCGATCACGATCAAGGGTGTCTACGGCCGGGAGATCTTTGAAACCTGGTACAAGATGATCGCCATGCTGGAAAACGGGTTGGACGTATCCAAGGTGATCACACACCGCTTTGCCGTCGACCGCTTTCAAGAAGGCTTTGCAGCGATGAAATCGGGAAAGTCCGGCAAGGTGGTGCTGGACTGGGTTTGACGCCCTCGGACAGCCTTGAAATAGCGGCGCACGCCCCAAAGTCCATGACCTTGGGGCGTGGTCGTTCAGGCCTCGAGGCCCAGTTTGTAGACATGTATCTCAAACGTCGGATGCTGTTCCGCGCCGATGACGCCCGGTCGGGCATGGCGGTAGGTCGCGCGCCAGTAGGGTTGGATGACGACCCCTTCGTCCTGCATAATCTTTTGCAGCTTGGCTGACTGCTCGCGCCGGACGTCGGCATCTGCGATGGCCATAGCCTGCTTCAGCGTCTCATCGAATTCGGCATTGGCAAAGCCGGTTTCGTTCCACGCCTCGCCTGACCGATAGGCAAGCGCCAGAACCTGCACGCCAAGGGGGCGTTGCGCCCAATCGGTTGCCGAGAACGGGTAGTCGGCCCAATCGTTCCAGAAAGTGTTGCCGGGAATGATCGTGCGCCGAACCTTGATCCCCGCATCGCGCAACTGCGCGGCAACGGCATCACAGGTGTCGCGCCTCCAGTTATCGTCAATCGAAATCAGTTCATGCTCAAAATCCGCAAGTCCAGCTTCGGCCATCAGTTCTGCGGCCTTGGCCGGATCATGCTCTGGCGCGGGCAGTTCAGCGTATTCCGGGTGGATCGGGCAGACATGGTGGTTTTCCGCCAACTCTCCCTGATCGGCATAGCCAAGTTCAAGGCAGACGGCGTTCGACACTGCCAGCGCCAGTGCACGCCGCACGCGAACGTCCGCATAAGGCGTCTGGCCGTCGATAACCGCGTTCTGATTGCTGCGGATCACAACCGTGTTGGCTGTGAGGGTTTCGGATTTCTCCCAACCGATGGTGTCGAACAGTTCGACAAATTCGCCCAGCGACTCATACAGCATGTCCACTTCGTCCGCTTCGGCGGCGGAGAAATGCGTCACTTGATCGGTGCCGAAGTCGATGTATTCAATCCGGTCCAGATAAGGCCCCCGAAGACGTCAGCGCCCCACCATGTGTGATCCTCATTGCGGACCATGACCGACTTAACCCCGACCTCCAGTTCCACCGGGATAAAGGGGCCGGTGCCCTTGCGGTCGGCCATTGGGTCGCCGCTGAAGTCCTGCGGTACGATTGCGGCGGGATAGTCCGAAAACCCGGCAATCAACGTGATGTCCGGTGTCGGCAGGTTCAGTGTCACGGTCAATTCGTCCGTGGCGACGATCGCGCCCTCAATAGCCAGTTTGGTTTCCGGGTCGACCAGTGTGGCCATGCGGGATGCCATCGAGTTACCTTCGACCGTCTGATCGCACCAGCGTGTGATGTTGAAGGCGACGTCGGCGGCGGTAAAGGGCGTGCCATCGTTCCAGGTGACACCGGGGCGTACATTCAGGGTGTATTGCGTGGCATCCGCGTTGACCTCCCAGCTCTCCAACAGCATTGGCTTGAAACTGCCGTCGCGCTGATACTCGACGAGGTATTCCAACCAGCCGCGAGAAAAATTGGACATTTGCGGCCAGTCGTAGGTGCGCGGGTCCTTGAGTGCGCGTACGTCGGACTGGATGCGCAATGTGCCGCCCTGTGCGGGCTGGGCGTGGGCTTCGGTCGGCATGGCAACACCGATCAGGCTGTAGGCGGCAGCGGTTGTCAGACCAAGAGATGTGGCGCGCGTCAGAAATTCACGTCGCGACACGTCTCCCCGTTGATGTTCGATGGCAAGGGATTGCGCGGCAGGGTGAAGAGAGGGAGTAACCATGAGGGCTCCAATCGGTATTTGGCGTGATTTCGGCGCAAGATGCACCGAACAGGGGACGGCGGTCTGTCAGGCCTGAACCGAGTCCAAAAACATGTCACCCCGGTTCGGGCTATCAGTATAGGTAGATAGCTCTGCGGCTGGAGGGTCAAGCAACCAAGCCGGATGCCCAGCCCGACAAAAGTCGCGCCAATAGGGCATATCGGATCGCGCCGCGGCAGTTTTCATCAGCCGGGTCGAACAAGGCAACCGCGTTGAACCGTTTTGGGGCGTTGCCCACCTTGTCGATCCGCAGCAAAAACAGCGGCTCACCCTGTGCGCCACTGCGTTGTAGCGAGCCTGCCCATTGGCATCTGTCAGCCCCCTGCGTTCGAGGATCTTGTCATGCCCGTCTTAGTGTTCTTGCAGACCGGCCACATGCACCAATTGATACACCCGGTTGGGCTGGTCCAGCGCCTCTGACAACTGCACCACATGGCGGTCTTCAACATATTCAGGCAGCGATTGCGCTAAGTCGGCGACGGGCGCAATTCGCACCGGCAAGTTCCGACGGTGTTTCAGCCGCAGTTCTAACTCCGAGTAGATATCGTCCGGGTCCAGGGTTTCAACAACCGAGAACCCTTCCACCACCTCTTGAAGTGCCTCGAAGCGGTTGCGATTGCTTCGGAAAAATTTGTGTACCACAGAATCGGAGATCATCGGAAAAACCCGGTTGCCGTCGTCTCCGGTACTGGCGGCGCTCCGCAACTGGTTATCGGTGGACAGATTAGCCCGGTGCAGTTTCAGGAACTAGTTGGCAAGATCGGGGCTGTGCACCAGCGCCGCGCGAAGCTGCGGCAGCCTGAAGAGTATGCGACATGGCCATTTTGATTGATGAAAACTCCAAGGTCGTTGTGTAAGGGCTTTCGGGCCGCATTGACCAGTTCTATGCGCAAGAGATGATCGCATCCGGCGCCGGGGTCGTCGCGGGCGTCACCCCGGAAAACGGCGGCAGCGCGGTACTGAACCGACCTGTTTTTCAATACCGTGCGCGAGGCGGTGGAGGCGCCCGGGGCTGAAGCCTCGCTGCTTTCTTTGTGCCGCTCTTCTCCGCCTATGCAATGATGGAGGCGGTGGACGCGAGCCATGCGCTGTCTGGCGCGAATGATCAGTGTTTCGCAGCTGTGCTCAGGCATTGCACGAAGGCCCGGATCTATCGACCGCGAACCCGATCTTTGCCGAGATCGATCACCCGGAAATCGGCCGTTACCTGACGCCGGGAACACCGTTTTCGTTCGAGGGGGTTGTCCCGGACACACCGCGACCTGCGCCGCGATTGAGGCAGCATACTGAAGAGGGGCTGGCCGATGTGGCGGACCTGTTGTCGGGAGTGGTCGGCAAACTGATGGGTGATGGGTGATGGGGTGGTGATGCAGCCGTGTGGAGATTCTCGCATGGCTTTATAAGTTCGCCTCATGAATTTCCCTAAGTGGGCCATGCCCAAAAGATGCAAAGTAATGGGCGTCCGGTCAGGCGCGGGCGGCGGCGGCCCGGCGTACCGTATCGGCGAGGCGCTGAAATTGGTCTGACAGTGGGCTGGACCTGCGCCAGACCATGCCGATGGTCCGGGCCGGTTCGGGGGCGGCGAACCGGGCAACCGCCACCCGCGCCGAAGGTGTTTCCACCGGTACGGCCATTTCCGGGATCAGCGTCACCCCCAGCCCGGCGCCGACCATCTGCACGAGCGTCGTCAGGGAGGAGCCGTCCAGCCCGTCGCGCGGCGTTGTCGCGTTCAACTTGCAGAAACTTAGCGCCTGATCGCGAAAGCAGTGCCCCTCTTCCAGCAGCAACAGGCGCATCTTTTGCAACGCCTCGCCGTCTGGAACCGGGTGATCCGTCTCGGCCTCGGGGCGGACAAAGACGAATGCCTCATCAAACAGCGCCACCTCGTCCAGCCCTGGTTCTCCCACCGGTAGGGCGAGAATGGCGCAGTCGATCCGGCCCTCGTGCAGTTCACCTAACAGGCGCGGGGTCATGGTTTCACGGATATGCAGGTCCAGCCCCGCATGGCTTTGCGCAAGTTCCGCAAAAAGGGCGGGCAGCAGATAGGGCGCCACTGTTGGGATCACGCCCAGTCGCAGCCGTCCGACAAGATCGCCCTGAGCCGCGCGGGCAAGATCCTCTAGTTCATCCACCGCGCGCAGAATTTTAATGGCGCGCTCCAGACAGGCCTCGCCGAGCGCCGTCAGCCGCACCTGCCGCGCGCCGCGTTCGAACAGTGGCGCGCCAAGGTCTGTCTCAAGATCACGGATCTGTACTGACAGGGCGGGTTGGGAAATAGAGCAGGCCGCCGCCGCGCGTCCGAAATGGCCGTGCCGGGAAAGAGCCTCAAAATATCTCAGTTGGCGCAGGGTCAGATTTTTCATAGGAAAAACTTATAGAGGTGATGAGAAAATACAACTTAAAGATATGGCTGTGCCTTGTTAGAAGCATTCTAGAGTAAGAGGGGGCGAGTCGCCAAACCCGGGCGTCCTGCCCGGATTCCGTCGGCCCTTCTATCAAAGATCGAGAGACCGGGGCTGGCATGGACCTGCACCGGGGTTTTAGACCAAGGGAGACCATCATGGACGGCAATGATATCGGAGCGGGCAAATGCCCAGTCATGCACGGCGCAATTACGGAGACGGGCACAACCGTTACAGATTGGTGGCCAAAGTCGCTGAACCTGGACATCTTGCATCAGCATGACACCAAGACCAATCCGCTGGGTCAGGATTTTGATTACCGGACCGAGGTCAAATCGCTGGACTTCGACGCGATCAAGGCGGACGTCAAGGCGCTGATGACCGAGAGCCAGGATTGGTGGCCTGCGGACTATGGCCACTATGGCGGCCTCATGATCCGTTTGGCGTGGCACTCTGCCGGGTCGTACCGTCTGGCCGATGGTCGTGGCGGCGGCGGTGCTGGCAACATCCGGTTCGCGCCGCTCAACAGCTGGCCGGACAACGGCAACCTGGACAAGGCGCGCCGCCTGCTGTGGCCGGTCAAGAAGAAGTACGGCAACAAGGTGAGCTGGGCCGACCTGATCCTGCTGGCGGGCACCATGGCCTATGAGTCGATGGGTCTGAAGACCTTTGGGTTCTCTTTTGGCCGCGAAGACATCTGGGCGC
Encoded proteins:
- a CDS encoding glycine C-acetyltransferase yields the protein MTKRFLTHLTDTLAQIDSEGLMKRERLISSPQGGEIVVDGQSKICLCANNYLGLANHPDLISAAKSAMDPKGYGMASVRFICGTQDLHRELETRLARFLGKDDSILFAACFDANGGLFEPLLGPEDAIISDALNHASIIDGIRLCKARRYRYANSDMADLEAKLRKAREEGARFIMIATDGVFSMDGYLAKLPEITALAEKYDALVMVDDCHATGFMGQKGQGTPAHFGVDVDILTGTLGKALGGAIGGYIAGPQPVIDLLRQRARPYLFSNALPPAVVAAGIAAIRLVEESDDLRAKLFENAAYWRAGLTDLGFDLLPGEHPIIPVMLGEAQLAQDMAARLFDRGVYVSGFFFPVVPRGQARIRTQMSAALTREQLDRALAAFSEVGRELKVIS
- the tdh gene encoding L-threonine 3-dehydrogenase, whose translation is MSNQMKALVKAKPEEGLLMERVPVPEIGPDDVLIKIKATGICGTDIHIWNWDDWAQKTVPVPLVTGHEFAGEIVEVGRNVDDLKIGQRCSGEGHLIGKHSRQSRAGKFHLDPQTRGIGVNEQGAFAQFLRLPAFNVVPLPDEIPDEIGAILDPLGNAVHTALSFDLVGEDVLITGAGPIGIMAAAVARHVGARHVVITDVNPDRLALAEKVTDVVPVNVATENLRDVTARLKMREGFDVGLEMSGNQVALDQMVETLVMGGRIALLGIPPGKSPVDWSRIVFKAITIKGVYGREIFETWYKMIAMLENGLDVSKVITHRFAVDRFQEGFAAMKSGKSGKVVLDWV
- a CDS encoding hydrogen peroxide-inducible genes activator; amino-acid sequence: MKNLTLRQLRYFEALSRHGHFGRAAAACSISQPALSVQIRDLETDLGAPLFERGARQVRLTALGEACLERAIKILRAVDELEDLARAAQGDLVGRLRLGVIPTVAPYLLPALFAELAQSHAGLDLHIRETMTPRLLGELHEGRIDCAILALPVGEPGLDEVALFDEAFVFVRPEAETDHPVPDGEALQKMRLLLLEEGHCFRDQALSFCKLNATTPRDGLDGSSLTTLVQMVGAGLGVTLIPEMAVPVETPSARVAVARFAAPEPARTIGMVWRRSSPLSDQFQRLADTVRRAAAARA